A genomic window from Candidatus Obscuribacter sp. includes:
- a CDS encoding SEL1-like repeat protein, giving the protein MHRAAKGGCKYSATILGKMHHTGVGAKKDIYKAIKYFELAAEQNFGEGTI; this is encoded by the coding sequence TTGCACAGAGCGGCAAAAGGCGGCTGCAAATACAGTGCCACCATCTTGGGCAAGATGCACCACACCGGTGTTGGTGCTAAGAAGGATATCTATAAAGCGATAAAATACTTTGAGCTTGCTGCTGAGCAAAATTTTGGTGAGGGTACAATATAG
- a CDS encoding tetratricopeptide repeat protein, translated as MKITKNAALFAFAAFVPALVLVLGEPGALLAATGPDIAACKEAVAKLRASGPPGLPLASALARLGFAAEAIEDLPTAEAALNECLEISRKYPGKNNSNLIVALIYMSDLRRHQGRYNAAYDLASQARRMAQARVVAESNSKESVDDLAICLNKLSLVEDGAGRYKRGEELARQSMELYKQIRAADDPVVASASIALADNLRRQR; from the coding sequence TTGAAAATTACTAAAAATGCAGCCCTGTTTGCCTTTGCGGCTTTTGTGCCGGCTCTGGTTTTGGTCCTGGGTGAGCCTGGGGCGCTTCTGGCTGCTACCGGACCAGATATAGCTGCCTGCAAAGAGGCTGTGGCAAAATTGCGCGCGTCCGGTCCCCCGGGTCTGCCACTGGCCTCGGCTCTGGCAAGACTTGGCTTTGCCGCCGAGGCTATTGAGGACTTGCCGACAGCTGAGGCCGCTCTAAATGAATGTCTGGAGATTAGCCGCAAATATCCAGGCAAAAACAATAGCAATTTGATTGTGGCGCTTATCTATATGTCCGACTTGCGCCGCCATCAGGGCCGCTATAACGCCGCTTATGACCTGGCCAGTCAGGCCCGTCGTATGGCTCAGGCAAGAGTAGTAGCTGAGTCTAATAGCAAAGAGAGTGTCGATGACCTGGCTATTTGTCTCAACAAACTGTCTCTTGTGGAGGACGGTGCTGGTCGCTATAAACGCGGTGAAGAGCTGGCGCGGCAGTCAATGGAGCTGTATAAACAAATCCGCGCGGCAGACGACCCCGTGGTGGCAAGCGCTAGTATCGCACTGGCAGACAATCTCAGGCGGCAGAGATAA
- a CDS encoding tetratricopeptide repeat protein translates to MYFWLGDYAKAEPLIESAYQMRRSVVSGNSDEIANSLGDLAAIYHKTGRYDKAESALHEALAIRQKSVGGAHRGRTTLLLGNLR, encoded by the coding sequence ATTTACTTTTGGCTTGGAGACTACGCTAAAGCTGAGCCATTGATTGAGTCTGCTTATCAGATGCGCCGCTCAGTTGTGTCTGGTAACTCCGATGAGATTGCCAACTCTCTAGGTGATCTTGCTGCTATCTATCATAAGACTGGTCGTTACGATAAGGCGGAGTCAGCTCTCCATGAGGCTCTTGCTATCAGACAAAAGTCTGTCGGAGGGGCTCATCGCGGGAGGACAACACTGTTGCTAGGCAATCTCCGGTAA